From Deltaproteobacteria bacterium:
GCCCGTCTTTCTGCACCAGTGTGTATTCATAGCGACCCACATAGAGGTCGAGTTGTTCCAGGCGAGATCGATAGACAGCGAAGTTCGCGGTTACATGGATCGTGCTACCTTCGATGCTGCGAATGCGGACGTTACTAATCATCCGACGTGTACGGGAACGTGGGTTCTCCGCATGAGCAAAGCGTCCGAGCAACTGCTTGACCCGCGAGCGAATGCGTGTGGAATCATCAGCCACGAGAAACAGTGTCGACTTGTGATCTCCGTCAGGCTTGTCCGTCGAGGGTACGTAGTACGCCGCATCTTCGGTCAATAACTCCAGCCATTCCTCTAAGTGCCATTCGTCGAGCAGTGCCGCTTCTTCATACAGAAAGTCTTCGATCTGTTGACGTGTGACAACATTGTTGTTTACCGTCATAACGGTTTCCTTACACGCGCGCTCTGTCACGAATTACGGGTTACGCTGCCCGTTGTCCGGTCACCTTGGCAGATGGGGTGCCGGTGATCAATTCATGCCAGCGTCGCCAGAAGGTCCGTATCTGCAACTCATCTGTCGTCACTGGCTCTGCTCGGTTCATCCCGCGCGATATGTCTGACCACATCACTTCACGGTTAGCAAATCCGCGTTGGCACGACTCCAACATTTCCACATCATCAGGTGTGGCGAACCCACCAGGACCAAGAAAGGTCAGAAAGTTATCAAGCCGTAACGCTCGATCTTCCGCAGTCTCCTCCTTCGGTGCGAGTGCCCAGGCGCTGATCTCCATATAGTCACATGACACCGGGAAGAAGGTGCGCACGGTCACGGCCATGATGTCGTTGATGATGAGATTAGGAAAGATTTGCAGATTGCGACTGGTTTGCGCCACCCGATAGGCCCATTCTTTACCGAAGCGCTGCTCCAGGCGTTGCTGAATCGCAGCAAGCGATGCCTTCTTCTCTTTGCCAAAATAGGGCGCCCAACGCGCGACTGGCCGCCCCCACGGTGGTTCATATTCGATCACCGAATGACCATTGCCCAGACTTTTGGCGAATCCACGTAAGCGCGTAACCGCGGAGAGGTCCATCCCGCCAATCTCGCCGAGGAACGACATGTAGCGCTGATGTGTCGGCAACGCATGATAGCCATCGATGCTGTTCTCCACCAACAGTTTCCAATTGGCGCGCATACTGTAGAGTTGTGAACCTTGCACGATCTCCACGCCCACTTCAGACTGATCGCACACGAGGTCGAGATATTCCTTCGCACCTGCCAGGTATGTCACGAGGTCTTCAGCCTTGGGATCAAGGTTGATAAACACAAACCCACGATAGCTCTCCACGCGTGGGGGCGTACCGAGGGCAAGTTCATTGCGATTAAACGCAGGGCTATAGGCATCTTCTCCAGGCAGCCCGATCAACTCACCACGAGTGCTGAAGGTCCACGCATGATACGGGCACTGAAATGAACGCGCGTTGCCAGCCTGTTCGCGACAGACTAGTGCCCCACGATGGGTGCAGGTGTTCAGCAGGACGCGCACCTGCCCATCGTCACCACGAGCAAGAATCACGGGTCGCCCTGCGACACGCCGCGAGCAGAAGTCGCCCGGGTTCGGCACTTCCGTCTCATGGCCCGCATAGATCCAGCAGTGTGCGAAGATGCGCTGCTGTTCCAACGCCAAGACCTCGGGGCTCACGAACGCCTGACGGTTGACGCGAAATAAGCCGTCTTGTTGATTGTCGACGACTAAGCCTTCAAGGGAGGTAGGTTCCATAATAACGCTCCTATACGGATCAGCATGTTCCGTGGTGGGGGTTACGTATTCCGTGCTCCTTCAGTCTGTTGTCTATCACGCCTGACGCATCTCGTCTCTCGCATTACGTCTCCGGATTCCACGCCCAATATCGTGCGATGGTGCCAGCATCGACACGCAAGTCCATACCAGTCACCATTTCCGCATCATCAGACGCCAGAAACGCAATCGCTTTGGCGTAGTGGTTGGGGCTTGGCAGTTTCCGCATCGGTGCGCCTTTGCGGAACGGTTCAAACATCGACACGATGCGTTGATCGCCCGGCCCTCTGCCCCAACGTTCAGCACGTTCGAGTCCTTCCCGTGGATCGGTAGCTGTCGGGGTAAGGCTGTTCACCCGAATGCCGTAATCGACCAGCTCCATTGCCACCGAGCGCGTGAAGTTCAATAAGCCACTTTTGCCTGTACAATAGCCAACGTTACGTGGCTGTCCCTGATGGCCCGCTGTGGAGATGATATTAATGATATTGCCGCGCCGCTTTTGAGCAATCATTAATTGCGCAACATACTTGGTGAACAAAAACGTGCCAGTAAGAATGATCGAGGTCTGCCGGGTCCACTCCTCCAGCGACATATCAAGCACACCTTTTTGATTGAAAATGACGGCGCTGTTGACTAAGAGGTCGACTCCACCAAATGCGTCTTGCGCGCGGGCAACAGTGGCTTTGACCTGCTCTTCATTAGTGACATCACACACCACGCCGATCGCCTGGCCACCACGTTGGGCAATCGCGGCTGCGCATTGGTGAGCGTTGTCAGGCACGATGTCGACACAGACAACCTTGGCGCCTTCGTCAGCGAGCCCGTCAGCGATGCCACCACCGATATTCGGACTCGTTCCCGTCACTAACGCAACTTGGCCTTGTAGTTTCACGGCTCCCTCCTTACTGAACTGCAACAGGCTAGGAAGAGAACACTCTCAAGTCAATGGCAAGGGACAACACTTGCGTGAACGAGGTTCCTTATGCCGTCAGATATGGTATCTCCTGGCGTGATCGCGACCTCCCGAATTCGCGAAGAGGAGTAACATCTTGTATGGCTGAGAATTTTCTCTATGAAAAAAACGGCGTGACAACGACCATCACGTTTAATCGCCCGGAGCGGCGAAATTGCTTGAATGCGCAGGTAATGCAGGAACTCGAAGATCTCATCCGCGAGGTGCGCAACGACCGCGAGGTACGGGTCTTGATCGTCACCGGCACTGGCGCGGCGTTCTCGGCAGGCGCCGATATGTCGATCGTGAAAGGGATCAGTGACGCGAAGGAACGGGCGCGAGTCTTCGCAGAAAACGGCGGCAGTACGGCTCGTGCAGTTGGACGGGTGTTCGATCACATCACACGTTTGGATTGCATGACAATTGCGGCGGTAAATGGCTATGCAGTGGGAGGTGGCTGGGCACTTGCTACCGCATTCGACTTTGTCGTGGCAGTAGAACAGGCCGAGTTCTGGGTTCCAGAGGTCGAATTAGGCGTACCGTTCACCGGCGGGCCAGCGCTGGTCATGGCAGCACGGTTAGGTCCGTGGCGCGCGAAAGAAGCAATGGTGCTGTGCCGCCATTTCAAAGCCCGTGAGCTGTATGAACTCGGCATGCTCCATCGGGTGGTGCAGGACAGTGAACTGATGCCCGCGGTACGCGAGTTGACTGAGGAAGTGCTGAAACTCCCGCAAAAGGCGGCAACCAGAACCAAACACTTCGTGGATGGGATCTTCATCGGCCAACGGTTGTACTAAAGGAGGAACTCCACAATGCTGCAGTTCGGAATCGTTACGATTACAACAGACGCTTCCATCTCCACGGTCGAATTAGCCCGCTGGATGGAAGCGCATGATTTTGAATCGCTGTTTATGGGCGCCCATTCCCATATTCCCACGAGTCGCCGGACACCGTTTCCCAGTGGCGGGGCTCTGCCAGAAATATACAAACACTTTGCTGATCCCTTTATCGAATTAGCAGCCGCAGCGGCAGTGACGGAAAGGCTGAAGATCGGCACCAGTGTGTGTCTGATGACCGAGCACCATCCGATCGCCTTGGCGAAAACCGTGGCCAATCTCGATCGTCTCTCCCGTGGTCGTTTTCTCTTTGGCATTGGCGCAGGGTGGAACGTCGAAGAGATGGCCAATCACGGCGTAGAATTCAAGGATCGCTGGAAAGTGGCGCGCGAACGCGTGTTAGCCATGCGAGCGATTTGGACGAACGCGGAAGC
This genomic window contains:
- a CDS encoding aromatic-ring-hydroxylating dioxygenase subunit beta, with the protein product MTVNNNVVTRQQIEDFLYEEAALLDEWHLEEWLELLTEDAAYYVPSTDKPDGDHKSTLFLVADDSTRIRSRVKQLLGRFAHAENPRSRTRRMISNVRIRSIEGSTIHVTANFAVYRSRLEQLDLYVGRYEYTLVQKDGQMKIRERRAILDMDSLRPHGKVSILL
- a CDS encoding LLM class F420-dependent oxidoreductase, which gives rise to MLQFGIVTITTDASISTVELARWMEAHDFESLFMGAHSHIPTSRRTPFPSGGALPEIYKHFADPFIELAAAAAVTERLKIGTSVCLMTEHHPIALAKTVANLDRLSRGRFLFGIGAGWNVEEMANHGVEFKDRWKVARERVLAMRAIWTNAEAEFHGQFVNFDPIWCWPKPVQASGPPVLLGVGATKGMPKRVVEYGDGWMPVDGLDDVAAGVAAIRAEAARVGRSFADFDLSVLAGYGIYGAAGTERRITELAALGFTRILLVLDAVTPDKQWRRLEQFVSLMKQCR
- a CDS encoding SDR family oxidoreductase, with the translated sequence MKLQGQVALVTGTSPNIGGGIADGLADEGAKVVCVDIVPDNAHQCAAAIAQRGGQAIGVVCDVTNEEQVKATVARAQDAFGGVDLLVNSAVIFNQKGVLDMSLEEWTRQTSIILTGTFLFTKYVAQLMIAQKRRGNIINIISTAGHQGQPRNVGYCTGKSGLLNFTRSVAMELVDYGIRVNSLTPTATDPREGLERAERWGRGPGDQRIVSMFEPFRKGAPMRKLPSPNHYAKAIAFLASDDAEMVTGMDLRVDAGTIARYWAWNPET
- a CDS encoding Rieske 2Fe-2S domain-containing protein, yielding MEPTSLEGLVVDNQQDGLFRVNRQAFVSPEVLALEQQRIFAHCWIYAGHETEVPNPGDFCSRRVAGRPVILARGDDGQVRVLLNTCTHRGALVCREQAGNARSFQCPYHAWTFSTRGELIGLPGEDAYSPAFNRNELALGTPPRVESYRGFVFINLDPKAEDLVTYLAGAKEYLDLVCDQSEVGVEIVQGSQLYSMRANWKLLVENSIDGYHALPTHQRYMSFLGEIGGMDLSAVTRLRGFAKSLGNGHSVIEYEPPWGRPVARWAPYFGKEKKASLAAIQQRLEQRFGKEWAYRVAQTSRNLQIFPNLIINDIMAVTVRTFFPVSCDYMEISAWALAPKEETAEDRALRLDNFLTFLGPGGFATPDDVEMLESCQRGFANREVMWSDISRGMNRAEPVTTDELQIRTFWRRWHELITGTPSAKVTGQRAA
- a CDS encoding enoyl-CoA hydratase/isomerase family protein, whose protein sequence is MARDNTCVNEVPYAVRYGISWRDRDLPNSRRGVTSCMAENFLYEKNGVTTTITFNRPERRNCLNAQVMQELEDLIREVRNDREVRVLIVTGTGAAFSAGADMSIVKGISDAKERARVFAENGGSTARAVGRVFDHITRLDCMTIAAVNGYAVGGGWALATAFDFVVAVEQAEFWVPEVELGVPFTGGPALVMAARLGPWRAKEAMVLCRHFKARELYELGMLHRVVQDSELMPAVRELTEEVLKLPQKAATRTKHFVDGIFIGQRLY